The DNA segment TGCAAAGGAAAACGTTTCCGTAAAGACATACTCGATGTTTTGTACAAAGAGAAAAACATCTACGACGTATTAGAAATGACAATTGATGAAGCTATCAATTTCTTTTCTAACGAAAAAGACAGCACAGAACGTAAGATAGCTAAACGACTTCAAACTCTACACGATGTAGGATTGGGATATATCAAGCTCGGGCAAAGTTCGTTAACTCTTTCGGGAGGAGAAAATCAGAGAGTGAAGCTGGCGTATCATTTGTTGGAAGAAAAAACAAGCTCCACCTTATTTATATTCGACGAACCCACAACCGGATTACATTTTCACGATATAAAAACCCTGATGAAAGCGTTCGATGCTCTTATTGCTAAAGGACACACCATAGTTATAATAGAACACAATATGGACGTTATAAAGATGGCAGACCATATTATCGACTTAGGGCCAGATGGAGGAGACGAAGGCGGCTATCTTGTAGCCGAAGGAACCCCCGAAGATGTTGCGCATAACAAAAACTCCCATACGGGTAAGTTCTTGAAACAAAAGCTCGAAGAATAATTATTGCTCCTTGTTTTTTCTGTTGTTCTTGTATTTCTCATTGTTTTCATACTTCTTCTTCTGAAAGAAATATGTCGCAATTATAACTACAACAACAACACCTACAGTTGCGTAATACTGAGCAAAACTCAGTTCCTCATTCCCCTCTCTTCCGGGGTAAGTAAAAATAGCCATACCTATAAGGTAGGCAAGTAATATTAACGGAAGCGTATGATATTTCTTCATCTCAATTTATGTTTACCCTTCAAAGGTATGTAAGTTTTAGAGATTAAGATGAATTTTGAAAAGATAAAATCGTAAATTTGCACACTCTTAATGTTTTTTAAATGAAAATAGCGGCATTAGTATCAGGCGGAGTCGACAGTTCTGTTGTAGTTCATCAACTAAAAGAGGCAGGCTACGACCCTACAATATTCTACATCAAAATAGGAATGGAAGACAAAGACGGATATATCGATTGCCCGTCGGAAGAAGATATAGAGATAACCTCCTACATAGCCAAGAAGTACGGCTGTAAAATGGAAGTGGTATCCCTGCACGAAGAATACTGGGAAAACGTAGTAAGTTACACCATCGACGCAGTAAAACGAGGTCTGACACCAAACCCCGATATGATGTGCAATAAACTTATCAAGTTCGGAACATTCGAAGAGAAGTGGGGGCACGAATTCGACAAGATAGCCACCGGACATTACGCAACCACTACCGAAATAAACAACAAGACATTCTTATCAACCGCAGCCGATAAAGTTAAAGACCAAACGTATTTCTTAGGACAGGTAAACTATCTGCAAATCTCTAAACTGATGTTCCCAATCGGGAATCTGCAGAAAGGAGAAGTGAGACAAATAGCAGCCCAACAAGCACTGCCTAGCGCATTACGAAAAGACAGTCAGGGAATATGTTTCTTAGGTAAAATAAACTACAACGACTTCATTAAAAGGTATTTGGGCGAGCGTCCCGGTAAAATAGTAGAGCTCGAAACCGGAAAAGTATTAGGCAAACACAAAGGATACTGGTTTCACACAATAGGGCAGCGCAAAGGGCTTTACCTCAGCGGAGGTCCCTGGTTTGTTATCAAAAAGGATATAAAAAGAAATATAATATACGTATCGAACGGTTACGACCCCGAAACACAATATGGCAAAACCATAAATC comes from the Dysgonomonadaceae bacterium PH5-43 genome and includes:
- a CDS encoding Mn2+/Fe2+ NRAMP family transporter (product_source=COG1914; cath_funfam=3.40.50.10490; cog=COG1914; transmembrane_helix_parts=Inside_1_6,TMhelix_7_25,Outside_26_34,TMhelix_35_54,Inside_55_74); translation: MKKYHTLPLILLAYLIGMAIFTYPGREGNEELSFAQYYATVGVVVVVIIATYFFQKKKYENNEKYKNNRKNKEQ
- a CDS encoding tRNA (5-methylaminomethyl-2-thiouridylate)-methyltransferase (product_source=TIGR00420; cath_funfam=2.30.30.280,2.40.30.10,3.40.50.620; cog=COG0482; pfam=PF03054; superfamily=52402; tigrfam=TIGR00420) — translated: MKIAALVSGGVDSSVVVHQLKEAGYDPTIFYIKIGMEDKDGYIDCPSEEDIEITSYIAKKYGCKMEVVSLHEEYWENVVSYTIDAVKRGLTPNPDMMCNKLIKFGTFEEKWGHEFDKIATGHYATTTEINNKTFLSTAADKVKDQTYFLGQVNYLQISKLMFPIGNLQKGEVRQIAAQQALPSALRKDSQGICFLGKINYNDFIKRYLGERPGKIVELETGKVLGKHKGYWFHTIGQRKGLYLSGGPWFVIKKDIKRNIIYVSNGYDPETQYGKTINLQGFHFITENIWGDFEGEQDVAFKIRHTPEFTFGKIKRIGDIYRIESEDKIQGIAAGQFGVVYDKDCKLCLGSGMIIDEDTL